One segment of Thermococcus sp. AM4 DNA contains the following:
- a CDS encoding extracellular solute-binding protein, which translates to MRKGLFTLLLIGVLLFGVVASGCIGGGGTTSSPSTTSSSSSSQTTTSQAQTTTSTSQTTTSQATTTSTTEMTTTTTTTTTTTTTTTTTTTATPGKKVTIVLWHAMGQAEAQTFKDLISEFEIEHPNIDIKMEYKANLETALKAAIPAGKGPDLFIWAHDWIGKFAEGGLLKPIDSYVTPNFTESFIPLAQDAMQYKGHYYGVPFAAETVALIYNKDMVPNPPKNFDEMKQIMEKYYDPDNGKYGIASPVDPYFLSAWAQAFGGYYFDDKTEKPGLNLSATIEGFKFFFDNIWPYMAHTTDYNSQVDLFTSGNAPMMINGPWSISGVKEAGINFGVVPLPPINKDGKTYYPRPYAGVKLIYVTANAPDDKMQAIWEFLKWFSTSEDVAVTLALQNGYVPVLKSVANNPDITSDPVISAYMQALQHAYLMPKSTKMAAVWGPVGQAITDYIGGKKTLEQALEDAQKEILKAISS; encoded by the coding sequence ATGAGAAAAGGACTCTTTACCCTGCTCCTGATTGGAGTTTTGCTCTTTGGTGTCGTGGCCAGCGGCTGCATTGGTGGTGGAGGTACAACCTCAAGCCCCTCAACGACTTCTTCGAGCTCATCATCACAGACGACCACTTCTCAGGCTCAGACCACAACCTCAACCTCCCAGACGACCACCTCACAGGCCACCACGACCTCGACGACCGAAATGACCACTACAACCACAACAACTACCACGACGACAACTACAACTACCACAACGACCACGGCTACCCCTGGCAAGAAGGTCACCATAGTCCTCTGGCACGCGATGGGTCAGGCCGAGGCCCAGACCTTCAAGGACCTCATCTCCGAGTTCGAGATCGAGCACCCGAACATCGACATAAAGATGGAGTACAAGGCCAACCTCGAAACCGCCCTAAAGGCTGCGATCCCCGCCGGCAAGGGACCGGATCTCTTCATCTGGGCCCACGACTGGATAGGGAAGTTCGCCGAGGGAGGCCTCCTCAAGCCCATAGACAGCTACGTTACCCCGAACTTCACCGAGAGCTTCATACCCCTTGCCCAGGATGCAATGCAGTACAAGGGGCACTACTACGGCGTTCCCTTCGCGGCCGAGACCGTTGCGCTGATATACAACAAGGACATGGTTCCGAACCCGCCCAAGAACTTCGACGAGATGAAGCAAATCATGGAGAAGTACTACGACCCCGACAACGGTAAGTACGGAATAGCCAGCCCCGTTGATCCGTACTTCCTCTCCGCCTGGGCTCAAGCCTTCGGCGGCTACTACTTCGACGACAAAACCGAGAAGCCCGGCCTGAACCTCTCGGCCACAATAGAGGGCTTCAAGTTCTTCTTCGACAACATCTGGCCGTACATGGCCCACACTACCGATTACAACTCCCAGGTTGATCTGTTCACGAGCGGAAACGCCCCGATGATGATCAACGGCCCCTGGAGCATCTCAGGGGTTAAGGAAGCCGGCATAAACTTCGGCGTCGTCCCGCTCCCGCCGATCAACAAGGACGGAAAGACCTACTACCCGAGGCCCTACGCGGGCGTTAAGCTGATCTACGTTACCGCCAACGCTCCCGACGACAAGATGCAGGCGATATGGGAGTTCCTCAAGTGGTTCTCCACGAGCGAGGACGTCGCGGTAACCCTCGCCCTCCAGAACGGCTACGTTCCTGTTCTCAAGAGCGTCGCCAACAACCCTGACATCACCAGCGACCCGGTCATAAGTGCGTACATGCAGGCCCTCCAGCACGCCTACCTGATGCCCAAGAGCACGAAGATGGCCGCGGTATGGGGTCCGGTCGGTCAGGCTATCACCGACTACATCGGCGGCAAGAAGACCCTTGAGCAGGCCCTGGAGGACGCCCAGAAGGAAATCCTGAAGGCGATAAGCAGCTGA
- a CDS encoding carbohydrate ABC transporter permease, translated as MRKSTVAALTLILPGIAAFLFFNIYPILYSIYIAFTNAQLGNFPIQTPNAPPLKFVGLDNFRWALNDPGFRSAFLWTWIFVATSVTLKVLAGIFLSILYNSRYVIGKSLYRALLIVPWALPLLFSITVWRFMFDPIFGPINIILRDFGVSNPPDWINNATYGFIALNIIEVWLAYPFMMTVITSALQSVPDILVEAAIIDGANYWQRLTKVVIPIVSKPIAFATILTSAASFQYFLVPFLYNGTLFEDRFLLLYGYQRAFGASIPHYGRAAAVLFIATLILAVYMYISMKITKLQEGAS; from the coding sequence ATGAGAAAGAGCACAGTTGCGGCACTAACGCTGATCCTTCCAGGCATAGCCGCGTTCCTCTTCTTCAACATCTACCCGATACTCTACTCGATCTACATCGCCTTCACGAACGCCCAGCTGGGGAACTTCCCGATTCAGACCCCCAACGCTCCGCCGCTGAAGTTCGTTGGTCTTGACAACTTCAGATGGGCCCTCAACGATCCTGGATTTAGATCGGCTTTCCTCTGGACCTGGATCTTCGTGGCGACCAGCGTCACCCTCAAGGTTCTGGCGGGAATTTTCCTCTCGATCCTCTACAACAGCAGGTACGTCATCGGGAAGTCCCTCTACAGGGCGCTCCTCATAGTTCCCTGGGCCCTTCCCCTCCTGTTCTCGATCACGGTCTGGCGCTTCATGTTCGATCCCATATTCGGGCCCATCAATATAATCCTCCGCGACTTTGGGGTCTCAAATCCCCCGGACTGGATAAACAACGCGACCTACGGCTTCATAGCCCTCAACATCATCGAGGTCTGGCTGGCCTATCCCTTCATGATGACGGTGATAACCTCGGCCCTTCAGTCGGTTCCGGACATACTGGTCGAGGCGGCCATAATAGACGGGGCCAACTACTGGCAGAGGCTCACTAAGGTCGTCATCCCAATAGTTAGCAAGCCGATAGCCTTCGCCACCATACTCACGAGCGCCGCCAGCTTCCAGTACTTCCTGGTTCCATTCCTCTACAACGGCACGCTCTTCGAGGACAGGTTCCTGCTCCTCTACGGCTACCAGAGGGCTTTTGGCGCTTCGATTCCCCATTACGGCAGAGCGGCGGCGGTTCTCTTCATAGCCACCCTGATCCTGGCCGTCTACATGTACATAAGCATGAAGATAACCAAACTGCAGGAGGGGGCTAGCTGA
- a CDS encoding sugar ABC transporter permease, producing MFDFHFRNRRELFKALLATALAVIVMGIILFPVYYMFTVSLKPQGTLASTSLDIIPDHVTLQNYREVMFGHKEATVKTKVFNITSSRGKLLGTEYTIEYTDGVLYGKAYINTPFNLKYVSHIKVEGANKSVENGQVRYVKGEFVSMDAKKISSTQGIIGRVYLKAREVKITVNGKTSLPLEGLTRIDNNIYVGKNVTLRLSGRVRLDSEKGHFEARDFFYVFVNQVGGGFFGYLKRSLIIASLTVVLTLLFAVPAAYAFSRLKFFGREHILYFYLMFTQVAGGLGIAGLVALYGMLVKLNLTNNIYVLPFIYAAGGVPFNTWLLKSYLDSISPDFDEAALVDGANYLQIIWHVLLPMALPGIATVAIFAFIGGWTELILANLLLNQENYPLTVWLFSMLNDLRNVSWNQFSAAALLFALPVFIMFLLAQNYIKSGLTVGGLKE from the coding sequence ATGTTCGATTTCCACTTCAGGAACCGGAGGGAGCTTTTTAAGGCCCTCCTCGCGACGGCCCTGGCGGTAATAGTCATGGGGATAATCCTCTTCCCCGTTTACTACATGTTCACGGTCTCGCTGAAACCTCAGGGAACGCTCGCCTCGACGTCCCTCGACATAATCCCGGACCACGTGACGCTCCAGAACTACAGGGAGGTCATGTTCGGCCACAAGGAGGCGACCGTGAAGACCAAGGTTTTCAACATAACCTCATCCAGGGGCAAGCTGCTCGGAACGGAGTACACCATAGAGTACACGGACGGTGTGCTCTACGGCAAGGCCTACATAAACACGCCCTTCAACCTCAAGTACGTGTCGCACATCAAGGTCGAGGGAGCCAACAAGAGCGTCGAAAACGGTCAGGTCAGGTACGTCAAGGGCGAGTTCGTTTCCATGGACGCGAAGAAGATAAGCTCCACCCAGGGCATCATCGGCAGGGTCTACCTCAAGGCCAGGGAGGTTAAAATAACCGTGAACGGCAAGACGAGCCTTCCACTCGAGGGGCTGACCAGAATCGACAACAACATCTACGTGGGCAAAAACGTCACCCTCAGGCTCTCCGGCAGGGTTAGGCTCGACTCCGAAAAAGGACACTTCGAGGCCAGGGACTTCTTCTACGTCTTCGTGAACCAGGTCGGCGGCGGCTTCTTCGGCTATCTCAAGAGAAGCCTGATCATAGCGTCCCTAACGGTCGTGCTGACGCTGCTCTTCGCGGTTCCAGCGGCTTACGCCTTCTCAAGGCTCAAGTTCTTCGGCAGGGAGCACATCCTGTACTTCTACCTGATGTTCACCCAGGTTGCCGGAGGACTGGGGATAGCGGGCTTGGTTGCCCTCTACGGAATGCTCGTTAAGCTCAACCTGACCAACAACATCTACGTCCTTCCCTTCATCTACGCCGCCGGTGGTGTCCCCTTCAACACGTGGCTCCTCAAGAGCTACCTCGACTCCATAAGCCCCGACTTCGACGAGGCGGCCCTCGTGGACGGTGCGAACTACCTCCAGATAATCTGGCACGTGCTCCTCCCGATGGCCCTGCCCGGAATAGCAACCGTTGCAATCTTCGCCTTCATCGGCGGCTGGACAGAGCTGATCCTCGCCAACCTGCTCCTCAATCAGGAGAACTACCCCCTGACGGTGTGGCTCTTCAGCATGCTCAACGACCTCAGGAACGTTTCATGGAACCAGTTCTCCGCGGCGGCACTGCTCTTCGCGCTCCCGGTGTTCATAATGTTCCTCCTCGCCCAGAACTACATCAAGAGCGGATTGACCGTTGGGGGTCTCAAGGAATGA
- a CDS encoding glucodextranase DOMON-like domain-containing protein, which produces MVRWNRKVALSLLLIGFMIVSAFSVHFGSADETKPKPLNVIIVWHQHQPFYYDPILNVYTRPWVRLHAANDYWKMAHYLSEYPEVHATIDLSGSLIAQIVDYMHGKEDTLQIISYKIANGAPLSLDEKWQVLQVPGGFFDHTIPWNGEPVTDKDGNPTRKIWKHYTELKDKLMNAKKKYSNLPLEEQKVKITGEFTEQDYIDLAVYFNLAWIDYGYIVSHPELKAIYDRVDEGNYTRDDLKTVLNAQMWLLNHTFEEHERINLLLGNGNVEVTVVPYAHPIGPILNDFGWERDFDEQVKKADELYREYLGNGTVTPRGGWAAESALNDETLKILADNGWQWVMTDQMVLERMGIPKTVDNYYHPWVAQFGDKKIYLFPRNHDLSDRVGFRYAGMNQYQAVEDFVNELLKIQKQNYDGSLVYVVTLDGENPWEHYPYDGQLFLTQLYKRLTELQEEGLIRTLTPSEYIQLYGDKAKVLTPKMMERLDFTSEEHVKALLKAQSLNELYDMAGIKEEMQWPESSWIDGTLSTWIGEPQENYAWYWLYLARKTLMEHNASMSLARWENANEYLLRAEGSDWFWWYGKDQDSGQDYAFDRYFKVYLYEIYRLANVTPPDYLYGNYYPDGEPYIRRSLDGLKEGQVRTYSSLSPLAKNVSVYFDGKGLHFVLNGNLSEFEVSLYEVNRRVGNTFTLLQSRPDELRYSTWPFSKDSVGLMITKHILYRNGTAEIYNATGYDNSTLLGNLTVERTGDSVEITVPFDYIESPSDFYFAVSTVRNGSLETISTPVELKLPTQVKGVVIADIKDPEGDDHGPGTYTYPTDKVFKPGVFDLLRFRLLEGTDDYIMEFYFKNLGDNPWNGPNGFSLQIIEVYLDYKPGGNTSAIKMFPDGPGANVDLDPDHPWDVAFRIAGWDYGNLIVLPNGTVYQGEMQISADPTKNAIIVKVPKKYIKIDEDYGLWGDVLTGSQDGYGPDKWRPVAVKAEQWKVGGGDPDAIIAGVEPRVMDELVPPGFKPTQEEQLSSYDAEKGKRATVKAIPLLKTGIVVKDPEGDDHGPGTYTYPTDPVFVPGAFDLLKFRMVNESDCWRLEFYFKNLGDNPWNGPNGFSLQIIEAYFDFKDGGNTSAIKMYPDGPGANVDLDPKHPWDLALRIAGWDYGNLIVLPNGTVYQGEMKISADPTKNAIIVELPKRYLRVSPEYGLYASILTGSQDGYGPDKWRPVAVKAEQWKVGGGDPDAIIAGVEPRVMDELVPPGFKPTQEQQLSSYDAEKGKRATVLMITLIKGTSTGGGTTTTTTTTTTTTTTTSSTTTTTTTTSSGGSGSGPTTTTTTTTTTSTTTTTTTTTAATTTTTTTTSSKGGWKLCGPALIVGLAIIPLLLRRRL; this is translated from the coding sequence ATGGTACGGTGGAATAGAAAAGTTGCCCTTTCCCTGCTCCTGATCGGGTTTATGATCGTGAGTGCATTCAGTGTGCACTTCGGCAGTGCCGATGAGACCAAGCCGAAGCCGCTCAACGTTATCATAGTCTGGCACCAGCATCAGCCCTTCTACTACGACCCCATCCTCAACGTTTACACGAGGCCCTGGGTGAGGCTCCACGCGGCCAACGACTACTGGAAGATGGCCCACTATCTAAGCGAGTATCCGGAAGTGCACGCGACCATAGACCTCTCCGGTTCTCTCATAGCCCAGATAGTGGACTACATGCACGGTAAGGAGGACACACTGCAGATCATCAGCTACAAGATCGCGAACGGAGCGCCGCTGAGCCTTGACGAGAAGTGGCAGGTTCTCCAGGTTCCCGGGGGCTTTTTCGACCACACCATTCCCTGGAACGGCGAGCCCGTTACCGATAAGGACGGAAACCCGACGAGGAAGATCTGGAAGCACTACACCGAGCTCAAGGACAAGCTCATGAACGCAAAGAAAAAGTACTCAAACCTGCCCCTGGAGGAGCAGAAGGTCAAGATAACGGGTGAATTCACGGAGCAGGACTACATAGATCTCGCCGTCTACTTCAACCTGGCCTGGATAGACTACGGCTACATCGTCAGCCACCCGGAGCTGAAGGCGATATACGACAGGGTTGATGAGGGCAACTACACGAGGGACGACCTTAAAACCGTCCTGAATGCTCAGATGTGGCTCCTCAACCACACCTTCGAGGAGCACGAGAGGATAAACCTCCTCCTCGGCAACGGGAACGTAGAGGTCACGGTCGTTCCCTACGCCCACCCGATAGGGCCGATTCTCAACGACTTCGGCTGGGAGAGGGACTTCGACGAGCAGGTTAAGAAGGCCGACGAGCTCTACCGCGAGTACCTCGGAAACGGCACCGTTACGCCCAGGGGAGGCTGGGCCGCCGAATCCGCGCTGAACGATGAAACACTGAAGATCCTCGCCGACAACGGCTGGCAGTGGGTCATGACGGACCAGATGGTCCTTGAGAGGATGGGAATCCCAAAGACGGTTGACAACTACTACCACCCCTGGGTGGCCCAGTTCGGCGACAAGAAGATATACCTCTTCCCGAGGAACCACGACCTCAGCGACAGGGTTGGCTTCCGCTACGCCGGCATGAACCAGTACCAGGCCGTTGAGGACTTCGTAAACGAGCTCCTCAAGATCCAGAAGCAGAACTACGACGGCTCGCTCGTCTACGTCGTAACCCTCGACGGCGAGAACCCGTGGGAGCACTACCCCTACGACGGCCAGCTCTTCCTCACCCAGCTCTACAAGCGGCTCACCGAACTGCAGGAGGAGGGCCTCATAAGAACGCTGACGCCGAGCGAGTACATCCAGCTCTACGGCGACAAGGCCAAGGTTCTAACGCCCAAGATGATGGAGCGCCTCGATTTCACCAGCGAGGAGCACGTTAAGGCCCTTCTGAAGGCCCAGAGCCTCAACGAGCTCTACGACATGGCGGGAATAAAGGAGGAGATGCAGTGGCCCGAGAGCAGCTGGATAGACGGAACGCTCTCGACGTGGATCGGTGAGCCCCAGGAGAACTACGCCTGGTACTGGCTTTACCTTGCCAGAAAGACCCTCATGGAGCACAACGCTTCGATGAGCCTTGCCAGGTGGGAGAACGCCAACGAATACCTCCTCAGGGCTGAGGGTAGCGACTGGTTCTGGTGGTACGGCAAGGACCAGGACAGCGGGCAGGACTACGCCTTTGACCGCTACTTCAAGGTTTACCTGTACGAGATCTACCGCCTCGCGAACGTAACCCCGCCGGATTACCTCTACGGCAACTACTACCCCGACGGCGAGCCCTACATAAGGCGGTCCCTCGACGGCCTCAAAGAGGGCCAGGTGAGGACTTACTCGAGCCTCTCACCCTTGGCCAAGAACGTCAGCGTTTACTTCGATGGCAAGGGGCTCCACTTCGTTCTAAACGGCAACCTGAGCGAGTTCGAGGTGAGCCTGTACGAGGTGAACAGGCGCGTTGGAAACACCTTCACCCTGCTCCAGAGCAGGCCGGACGAGCTGAGATACTCAACCTGGCCGTTCTCGAAGGACAGCGTTGGCCTGATGATAACCAAGCACATTCTGTATAGAAACGGCACTGCTGAAATCTACAACGCGACCGGCTACGATAACTCCACCCTCCTCGGCAACCTCACCGTTGAGAGAACCGGTGACTCTGTTGAAATCACCGTGCCCTTTGACTACATCGAGAGCCCCAGCGACTTCTACTTCGCAGTTTCGACCGTGAGGAACGGCAGCCTTGAAACGATAAGCACCCCCGTCGAGCTCAAACTCCCCACTCAGGTCAAGGGCGTTGTCATAGCGGACATCAAGGATCCCGAGGGAGACGATCACGGTCCTGGAACCTACACCTACCCGACGGACAAGGTCTTCAAGCCCGGCGTCTTCGATCTCCTCCGCTTCAGGCTCCTCGAGGGCACCGACGACTACATCATGGAGTTCTACTTCAAGAACCTCGGCGACAACCCCTGGAATGGACCGAACGGATTCAGCCTTCAGATCATCGAGGTTTACCTCGACTACAAGCCCGGCGGAAACACTTCTGCAATAAAGATGTTCCCCGACGGTCCGGGGGCAAACGTTGACCTCGATCCGGACCATCCGTGGGACGTGGCCTTCAGAATTGCGGGCTGGGACTACGGCAACCTGATCGTCCTGCCGAACGGAACGGTTTACCAGGGTGAGATGCAGATCTCTGCCGATCCAACCAAGAACGCCATAATAGTCAAGGTCCCGAAGAAGTACATCAAGATCGACGAGGATTACGGCCTTTGGGGAGACGTTCTAACTGGATCGCAGGATGGCTATGGTCCGGACAAGTGGAGGCCGGTGGCCGTTAAGGCCGAGCAGTGGAAGGTCGGAGGCGGAGATCCAGACGCTATCATAGCGGGCGTTGAACCAAGGGTGATGGACGAGCTCGTTCCGCCCGGCTTCAAGCCTACTCAGGAGGAGCAGCTGAGCTCTTATGATGCAGAGAAAGGAAAGCGCGCAACCGTAAAGGCGATCCCGCTCCTCAAGACGGGAATAGTCGTTAAGGATCCAGAGGGTGACGATCACGGTCCTGGAACCTACACCTACCCGACCGACCCGGTCTTCGTTCCGGGCGCATTCGACCTCCTCAAGTTCAGGATGGTGAACGAGAGCGACTGCTGGCGCCTTGAGTTCTACTTCAAGAACCTCGGCGACAACCCCTGGAATGGACCGAACGGCTTCAGCCTGCAGATAATCGAAGCCTACTTCGACTTCAAGGACGGAGGCAACACCTCGGCAATAAAGATGTATCCAGACGGCCCCGGCGCCAACGTCGACCTCGATCCAAAGCACCCGTGGGATCTCGCGCTCAGGATCGCCGGCTGGGACTACGGCAACCTGATCGTTCTCCCGAACGGAACGGTTTACCAGGGCGAAATGAAGATCTCCGCCGATCCAACCAAGAACGCGATAATCGTGGAGCTCCCGAAGAGGTACCTCCGGGTCAGTCCGGAGTACGGCCTCTACGCCTCGATACTCACTGGAAGCCAAGACGGCTATGGCCCGGACAAGTGGAGGCCTGTGGCCGTTAAGGCCGAGCAGTGGAAGGTCGGGGGCGGAGACCCCGATGCAATCATAGCCGGCGTCGAGCCAAGGGTGATGGACGAGCTCGTTCCGCCCGGCTTCAAACCCACTCAGGAGCAGCAGCTGAGCTCTTATGATGCAGAGAAAGGAAAGAGGGCCACCGTGTTAATGATAACCCTCATCAAGGGCACCTCCACCGGAGGGGGCACGACAACAACCACGACCACAACGACTACCACCACAACCACGACTTCTAGCACAACTACGACTACGACGACCACTTCATCCGGTGGCTCGGGTTCTGGGCCGACGACCACGACCACTACAACGACGACTACAAGCACCACAACTACCACGACAACAACGACCGCCGCTACCACAACCACAACGACCACTACCTCCTCGAAGGGCGGCTGGAAGCTCTGCGGGCCGGCCCTGATAGTTGGCCTCGCAATAATCCCGCTCCTCCTCAGGAGGAGGCTTTGA
- a CDS encoding ABC transporter ATP-binding protein, with the protein MAEVVLKGVWKQFGEVTAVRDMNLHVRDGEFMILLGPSGCGKTTTLRMIAGLEEPTKGRIFIGGQLVADPEKGIFVPPKDRDIAMVFQSYALYPHMTVYDNIAFPLKLRRVPRQEIDQRVREVAEMLGLAGLLNRKPRELSGGQRQRVALGRAIVRKPKVFLMDEPLSNLDAKLRVRMRAELKKLQRQLGVTTIYVTHDQVEAMTMGDRIAVINQGVLQQVGTPEEVYNKPANTFVAGFIGSPPMNFLDATITEDGFADFGEFKLKLLPDQFEVLRERNLIGKEVIFGIRPEDIYDAMFAQVKIPGENMTRAIVEIIENLGSEKIVHLRVGSVTFLGSFRAESKVKEGQEVDVVFDMRRAHVFEKNGKAIF; encoded by the coding sequence ATGGCCGAAGTCGTGCTCAAGGGCGTGTGGAAGCAGTTTGGCGAGGTAACCGCGGTCAGAGACATGAACCTTCACGTTAGGGATGGTGAGTTTATGATTTTGCTTGGTCCGAGTGGGTGTGGGAAGACGACGACGCTTAGGATGATAGCAGGCCTAGAAGAACCTACGAAGGGGCGGATTTTTATTGGGGGTCAGCTTGTTGCGGATCCGGAGAAGGGGATCTTCGTCCCGCCGAAGGACAGGGATATTGCCATGGTTTTTCAGAGTTATGCCCTCTATCCTCACATGACGGTTTATGATAATATAGCCTTTCCTCTTAAGCTTAGGAGGGTTCCTAGACAGGAGATTGATCAACGCGTTAGGGAAGTTGCGGAAATGTTGGGTCTTGCTGGGCTTTTGAATAGGAAGCCGAGGGAGTTGAGTGGTGGGCAGCGGCAGAGGGTTGCTTTGGGTAGGGCTATTGTTAGGAAGCCTAAGGTTTTTCTTATGGATGAGCCGTTGAGTAATCTTGACGCTAAGCTTCGTGTGAGGATGCGTGCTGAGTTGAAGAAGTTGCAGAGGCAGCTTGGGGTTACGACGATTTATGTGACGCATGATCAGGTTGAGGCTATGACGATGGGTGATAGGATTGCTGTGATTAATCAGGGTGTTCTTCAGCAGGTTGGGACGCCTGAGGAAGTTTACAACAAACCAGCCAACACATTCGTTGCCGGCTTCATAGGCTCACCACCAATGAACTTCCTGGACGCCACCATAACCGAGGACGGTTTTGCCGACTTCGGCGAGTTCAAGCTCAAACTCCTCCCGGACCAGTTCGAAGTCCTCAGGGAGAGGAACCTCATCGGAAAGGAAGTGATCTTTGGGATAAGGCCGGAGGACATCTACGACGCCATGTTCGCCCAGGTTAAGATACCGGGGGAGAACATGACCAGGGCCATCGTGGAGATCATCGAGAACCTCGGAAGCGAGAAGATAGTCCACCTCCGCGTTGGTAGCGTTACATTCCTCGGCTCCTTCAGGGCGGAGTCGAAGGTAAAGGAAGGCCAGGAAGTCGATGTGGTCTTCGACATGCGCAGGGCTCACGTTTTCGAGAAGAACGGAAAGGCAATCTTTTAA
- a CDS encoding UPF0146 family protein, which translates to MLEKLAEFIAENFPRGKAVELGIGFQTKVALRLTELGYDVLAIDWNEEAVENARKAGIKAVRDDLFRPRVSLYRDAVLLYSVRPTPEIMKPIVELSRKTGVPLVILPLSGDSVPKQMRLVNYKGLAIYVYKP; encoded by the coding sequence ATGCTCGAGAAACTGGCGGAGTTCATAGCCGAGAACTTCCCGCGGGGAAAGGCGGTAGAGCTTGGCATAGGCTTCCAGACGAAGGTGGCCCTAAGGCTGACCGAGCTCGGTTACGACGTTCTGGCGATAGACTGGAACGAAGAAGCGGTCGAGAACGCGAGGAAAGCCGGCATAAAAGCGGTCCGCGACGACCTCTTCAGGCCAAGGGTCAGCCTTTACAGGGACGCGGTCCTTCTTTACTCCGTAAGACCGACGCCCGAGATAATGAAGCCCATCGTCGAGCTGAGCAGAAAGACCGGTGTTCCCCTCGTGATTCTGCCCCTGAGCGGTGACTCCGTGCCCAAACAGATGAGGCTCGTGAACTACAAAGGACTGGCAATATACGTTTATAAGCCGTGA
- the glmM gene encoding phosphoglucosamine mutase, with protein sequence MRLFGTAGIRGRLWEKVTPELALKVGMAVGTYKRGKAVVARDGRTSSIMFKNAVISGLLASGMEVLDADLIPTPALAWATREHGDAGVMITASHNPPTDNGIKVFNGDGTEFYVEQERELEGIIFSGNFKKAEWNEIKTVKPLDVIDDYIGAVLDFVNHETNLKVLYDGANGSGSVLAPYLLREMGAKVISVNAHVDGHFPGRKPEPRYENIAYLGELVKELGVDLAIAQDGDADRIAVFDEKGNYVDEDTVIALFARHYVEENGGGTVVTSINTGSRIDEVVEKAGGKVVRVPLGQPHDGIKKYGAIFAGEPWKLVHPRFGNWIDSFVTMALLIKMIDEKGPLSKLVSEIPVYYLRKENVPCPDELKGKVVERAREELEKALGEEIKEILTISGYRFQLRDGSWVLVRPSGTEPKIRVVVEGPSEKRRDELFELAYKTVAKEVEKLKRSARVEGF encoded by the coding sequence ATGAGGCTCTTTGGCACCGCGGGAATTAGGGGGAGGCTCTGGGAGAAGGTGACGCCCGAGCTTGCGTTGAAGGTCGGAATGGCCGTTGGAACATACAAGAGGGGAAAAGCCGTCGTCGCGAGGGACGGGAGGACCTCAAGCATCATGTTCAAGAACGCGGTGATAAGTGGCTTACTCGCGAGCGGAATGGAGGTTTTAGATGCCGATTTGATTCCAACTCCAGCTTTAGCATGGGCAACGAGGGAGCACGGCGACGCGGGGGTTATGATTACGGCAAGTCATAACCCTCCGACCGACAACGGGATAAAGGTCTTCAACGGCGACGGGACCGAGTTCTACGTCGAGCAGGAGAGGGAGCTTGAGGGGATAATCTTCTCAGGGAACTTCAAAAAAGCGGAGTGGAACGAGATTAAAACGGTTAAACCCCTCGACGTTATAGACGACTACATCGGAGCGGTTCTCGACTTCGTGAACCACGAGACGAACCTTAAAGTCCTCTACGACGGGGCCAACGGCTCAGGAAGCGTTTTAGCGCCTTACCTGCTCCGCGAGATGGGAGCTAAGGTTATAAGCGTGAACGCCCACGTTGATGGCCACTTCCCGGGAAGGAAGCCAGAGCCCCGCTATGAAAACATCGCCTACCTCGGGGAGCTTGTTAAAGAACTCGGCGTCGATTTGGCTATAGCGCAGGACGGCGACGCCGACAGGATAGCGGTCTTCGACGAGAAGGGTAACTACGTTGACGAGGACACGGTAATAGCGCTCTTCGCCAGGCACTACGTTGAAGAAAACGGCGGGGGAACGGTTGTTACGTCGATAAACACCGGGTCGAGGATAGATGAGGTGGTTGAAAAGGCCGGAGGAAAGGTTGTACGCGTTCCCCTCGGCCAGCCCCACGACGGCATAAAGAAATATGGAGCCATCTTCGCCGGCGAACCCTGGAAGCTTGTGCACCCGAGGTTCGGCAACTGGATTGACAGCTTCGTGACGATGGCGCTCCTGATTAAGATGATTGACGAGAAAGGCCCCCTCTCGAAGCTCGTCTCGGAGATTCCGGTCTATTACCTGAGGAAGGAAAACGTCCCGTGCCCGGACGAGCTCAAGGGGAAGGTCGTCGAGAGGGCCAGAGAAGAGCTTGAGAAGGCCTTAGGGGAAGAAATCAAAGAAATTCTCACGATTTCGGGCTACCGCTTCCAGCTGAGGGACGGCTCGTGGGTTCTCGTCAGGCCGAGCGGGACGGAGCCGAAGATTCGCGTCGTCGTCGAGGGACCGAGCGAAAAAAGAAGGGACGAGCTCTTCGAGTTAGCTTATAAAACGGTTGCAAAAGAAGTGGAAAAGCTCAAACGAAGCGCGCGGGTCGAAGGGTTCTGA